One genomic region from Glaciimonas sp. PAMC28666 encodes:
- the argH gene encoding argininosuccinate lyase codes for MTEQFSKKAEAWSARFSEPVSELVKRYTASVFFDKRLAEVDIQGSLAHADMLAHQKIISADDYAAIQKGMAQIQEEIASGKFEWLLDLEDVHLNIEKRLTELVGDAGKRLHTGRSRNDQVATDIRLYLRGAIDDICGLLRELRLSLLTLAEQHADTILPGFTHMQVAQPITFGHHVLAYVEMFGRDTERMQDCRKRVNRLPLGAAALAGTTFPIDRHRVAATLGFDDVCRNSLDAVSDRDFAIEFCAAAALVMTHISRMSEELVIWMSPRVGFIDIADRFCTGSSIMPQKKNPDVPELARGKTGRVNGHLIALLTLMKGQPLAYNKDNQEDKEPLFDTVDTLTDTLRIFADMAGGITVKPDAMRAAALQGYATATDLADYLVKKGLPFRDAHEAVALAVRHCVDQECDLSDMSLEKLQAFSPLIASDVFEVLTLEGSVAARDHIGGTAPRQVRLAIAHLREQLG; via the coding sequence ATGACAGAACAATTTTCAAAGAAAGCCGAAGCCTGGTCCGCGCGCTTCTCCGAACCGGTTTCCGAACTGGTCAAACGTTACACCGCTTCGGTATTTTTCGATAAACGCCTGGCCGAAGTCGATATTCAGGGCTCCCTTGCACACGCCGATATGCTCGCGCACCAAAAAATTATCAGTGCCGATGATTATGCCGCGATTCAAAAGGGCATGGCACAAATTCAAGAGGAAATTGCATCCGGGAAATTCGAATGGCTGCTCGATCTTGAAGATGTCCATCTGAATATCGAAAAGCGCCTGACCGAGTTGGTCGGAGATGCTGGCAAGCGCTTACATACCGGACGTTCCCGCAACGATCAGGTCGCCACTGACATCCGCCTCTATTTGCGCGGCGCTATTGACGACATCTGTGGCTTGCTACGTGAGCTTCGCCTTTCATTGCTGACGTTGGCCGAACAACACGCTGACACTATTTTGCCGGGCTTTACGCACATGCAGGTGGCGCAACCGATTACTTTTGGTCACCACGTTCTGGCTTACGTCGAAATGTTTGGTCGCGATACGGAGCGCATGCAGGACTGCCGCAAACGTGTGAATCGCCTGCCGCTAGGCGCTGCGGCGCTGGCAGGCACCACCTTTCCGATTGACCGTCATCGCGTTGCTGCAACTCTGGGATTTGACGACGTGTGCCGCAATTCGCTGGACGCGGTCTCTGATCGGGATTTCGCTATTGAATTTTGCGCCGCCGCGGCGCTGGTGATGACGCACATTTCTCGTATGTCCGAGGAATTAGTCATCTGGATGAGCCCAAGAGTCGGATTTATCGATATCGCCGACCGGTTTTGTACCGGGTCATCAATCATGCCGCAAAAGAAGAACCCGGACGTGCCAGAACTGGCGCGTGGCAAAACCGGACGCGTGAACGGGCACTTGATTGCCTTGCTGACGTTAATGAAAGGCCAACCTTTAGCCTACAATAAAGATAATCAGGAAGACAAAGAGCCGTTATTCGACACTGTCGACACGCTGACCGATACGCTGCGAATTTTTGCCGATATGGCGGGCGGCATCACGGTCAAACCGGATGCAATGCGGGCCGCCGCCTTGCAGGGTTACGCTACAGCAACTGATTTGGCCGATTATCTGGTCAAAAAAGGTCTGCCTTTCCGAGACGCGCACGAAGCCGTGGCCTTGGCGGTGCGCCATTGCGTCGACCAGGAATGTGACCTTAGCGACATGTCCCTGGAGAAACTTCAGGCCTTTTCCCCATTAATCGCGTCGGACGTATTCGAAGTATTGACGCTCGAGGGATCGGTCGCTGCACGGGATCATATTGGCGGCACCGCTCCGCGCCAGGTACGTCTGGCGATTGCGCATTTACGCGAACAATTGGGCTAA
- a CDS encoding LytTR family DNA-binding domain-containing protein has product MIPRIFIVDDEAPARARLRTILSDIAEACPHVLVGEAGHAQAALEGIVVTAPDVVLVDVQMPEINGLQMVEQLMQTYEKQTKLPANRAALMPIIIFVTAYENYAVNAFDVHAFDYLLKPVRAARLQQALARATRSRFPGVATAPVNVASHVQALSPLLPLPVWPALAAPTALTVARTHFSVLERGRVLLVPVDEVRFLKAELKYVVLGTRLKEYLIEDSLMSIEDELCLHFVRVHRNALVARSAIIGVERGVIAVDDDGVDKKMPPLLQQTWQVILRDVKQRLPISRRQWAIVRALVR; this is encoded by the coding sequence ATGATTCCTCGTATATTTATAGTTGATGACGAAGCGCCGGCACGCGCCCGCTTACGGACAATATTGTCGGATATTGCTGAAGCGTGCCCGCATGTTCTGGTCGGTGAAGCCGGGCATGCACAGGCGGCTTTGGAGGGCATTGTGGTAACGGCACCTGACGTGGTGTTGGTAGACGTCCAAATGCCGGAGATAAACGGTTTGCAGATGGTTGAGCAATTAATGCAGACGTATGAAAAGCAAACTAAACTGCCCGCAAACCGAGCAGCGCTGATGCCGATCATTATTTTTGTAACGGCTTATGAGAATTACGCCGTGAACGCCTTTGATGTACACGCATTCGACTATTTATTGAAGCCAGTCCGTGCAGCGCGATTGCAGCAGGCTTTGGCGCGTGCCACAAGATCCCGTTTTCCTGGCGTAGCAACCGCACCGGTTAATGTGGCATCGCACGTCCAGGCGTTATCACCATTATTACCGTTGCCTGTTTGGCCTGCGCTGGCTGCACCGACTGCCCTGACTGTGGCGCGTACGCATTTTTCGGTGCTGGAGCGCGGGCGTGTATTGTTAGTGCCTGTCGATGAAGTGCGCTTTTTAAAGGCAGAGTTGAAGTACGTGGTGCTGGGAACCAGATTAAAGGAATATTTGATTGAAGATTCGTTGATGTCAATTGAAGATGAGCTGTGTCTGCATTTTGTCAGGGTCCATCGCAACGCGCTGGTAGCCAGAAGTGCCATTATCGGCGTAGAGCGCGGCGTCATTGCTGTTGATGACGACGGCGTTGACAAAAAAATGCCGCCGTTATTGCAGCAAACCTGGCAGGTTATATTACGCGACGTCAAACAACGATTGCCAATATCCCGGAGGCAGTGGGCCATCGTTCGGGCGCTGGTACGATGA
- a CDS encoding ABC transporter substrate-binding protein, producing the protein MKLNTMLKTLTVLVFSATLAQSALAAEIKLGLAAALTGPAAKYGVAIKNGFTLATEEVNAKGGVNGNQLLLVIEDEQGKKEDAINAFKKLIFQDKALLVFGPTLSNSAFAADPIANAAKVVAFGTSNTADGITAMGPFTFRNSVMEADVLPVTTRAAVKHFGIKKVAVIYGNDDAFTKSGYDVFKATLAEQKIPVTTTESYAKGDVDFKAQLTKIKASNPDAIVCSCLTEEAANIILQTRTLGMKQPFIGGNGLNSPKLFEIAKGAGDGTIMGSPWSAENTTPANKAFMTAYKAKFGTEPDQFAAQAYDALYIVAAALKTVKFTGALPADRIALRDALPAVKIAGATGNFAFRKAPESGGKAVGYDAHQEAIVNIAEGGKFVLMK; encoded by the coding sequence ATGAAACTGAATACGATGTTGAAAACATTAACCGTGCTGGTGTTCAGCGCGACATTAGCACAATCCGCACTGGCAGCCGAAATCAAACTCGGCCTTGCAGCGGCGTTGACCGGTCCGGCGGCCAAATACGGCGTGGCCATCAAAAACGGCTTCACGCTGGCGACGGAAGAAGTCAATGCCAAAGGCGGCGTTAATGGCAACCAGCTATTGTTGGTCATAGAAGACGAGCAAGGTAAAAAAGAAGATGCCATCAACGCCTTCAAAAAACTCATCTTCCAGGACAAGGCATTGCTGGTTTTCGGCCCTACCCTGTCTAATTCCGCGTTCGCTGCCGATCCGATCGCCAATGCCGCCAAGGTTGTCGCTTTCGGCACCAGTAACACCGCTGACGGCATCACGGCAATGGGACCGTTCACCTTCCGTAACTCAGTCATGGAAGCCGACGTCCTGCCAGTAACCACACGTGCAGCAGTCAAACATTTCGGCATCAAGAAGGTTGCCGTTATTTATGGCAATGATGATGCGTTCACAAAGAGCGGTTACGACGTATTCAAAGCCACCCTCGCCGAGCAAAAAATCCCCGTAACGACGACTGAGTCCTACGCTAAGGGCGACGTTGATTTCAAGGCGCAGCTTACTAAAATCAAAGCATCCAATCCAGACGCTATCGTCTGTTCTTGCCTGACTGAAGAAGCAGCGAATATCATTTTGCAAACCCGCACGCTTGGCATGAAACAACCGTTCATCGGCGGAAATGGCTTGAACTCTCCGAAGCTTTTTGAAATTGCCAAAGGCGCCGGTGATGGCACCATCATGGGCAGCCCTTGGTCGGCAGAAAACACGACGCCAGCCAATAAGGCGTTCATGACTGCCTATAAAGCCAAATTCGGCACGGAGCCAGATCAGTTTGCTGCGCAAGCTTATGACGCGTTGTATATCGTTGCCGCGGCATTGAAAACAGTAAAATTCACCGGCGCTTTGCCAGCTGATCGGATCGCGCTGCGCGATGCGCTGCCAGCAGTCAAGATCGCAGGAGCAACTGGCAATTTCGCGTTCCGCAAAGCACCGGAATCGGGCGGCAAAGCGGTTGGCTATGACGCCCACCAGGAAGCAATTGTGAATATTGCTGAAGGTGGAAAATTCGTTCTGATGAAGTAA
- the mog gene encoding molybdopterin adenylyltransferase, giving the protein MMSATTSDNAAASIAAGTPATSTSLNVGAGNRRLKIGLVSISDRASAGVYQDQGIPALQDWFAATLTSPWETETRLIADEQTVIEQTLIELVDQFRCDLVLTTGGTGPSRRDVTPEATLKVASKEMPGFGEQMRQISLQFVPTAILSRQVAVIREIDAHAALILNLPGQPKSIKETLEGLKDANGEQKVSGIFSAIPYCIDLIGGPYIETNATICKVFRPKSALRPAAA; this is encoded by the coding sequence ATGATGAGCGCGACGACTTCTGATAACGCTGCCGCCAGCATAGCGGCGGGTACGCCAGCAACATCGACCAGCTTGAATGTTGGCGCAGGAAATCGCCGCCTTAAGATTGGACTGGTGTCGATTTCGGATCGTGCCAGCGCAGGTGTGTATCAGGATCAGGGAATTCCTGCCTTGCAAGACTGGTTCGCCGCTACGCTTACGAGTCCGTGGGAGACAGAAACCCGCCTGATTGCAGATGAGCAGACTGTCATCGAACAGACCTTGATCGAATTGGTAGACCAATTTCGTTGTGATCTGGTCCTGACCACGGGCGGGACAGGTCCGTCGCGCCGTGACGTCACACCCGAAGCCACGCTTAAAGTAGCCTCCAAGGAAATGCCCGGTTTTGGCGAACAGATGCGTCAAATCAGCTTGCAATTTGTTCCGACGGCGATTTTGTCGCGTCAGGTCGCTGTAATCCGCGAAATTGACGCTCACGCCGCGCTGATTCTGAACTTGCCAGGTCAGCCTAAATCGATCAAAGAAACGCTGGAAGGTTTGAAGGATGCTAACGGGGAACAAAAAGTTTCTGGCATATTCTCTGCAATCCCTTACTGCATCGATCTGATCGGCGGTCCTTACATTGAGACCAATGCAACGATTTGTAAAGTATTCCGGCCAAAATCAGCACTTCGTCCTGCGGCCGCGTAG
- a CDS encoding branched-chain amino acid ABC transporter permease, which translates to MLEQQLINALSLGSVYALFALGFTLVFGVLGVINLSHGAIFMLGSYVALMLVEQLALPLWLAMLLAMLASGLIGLIVDYVVLRPLRKRNAPHLAPMIATIGVAIILTNLAQGLFGAENKRFPTGTIPEDSYTFGSVHVTAVQIGIVLVSFVLMLILLGVMRRTQLGRALRAIAESPKAAYLLGINVEGLFYLTSFAAAALGGAAGVLVGLSFNAITPFMGQPMLHKGIAVIILGGMGDIRGAMIAGLFLGFAEVLTVAYLSSDFRDAVGFGLLFLILLVRPSGMFGKVLERKA; encoded by the coding sequence ATGCTTGAACAACAACTTATTAACGCTCTGTCGCTCGGTAGTGTCTACGCGCTCTTCGCGCTAGGTTTCACACTGGTCTTTGGCGTACTCGGCGTCATCAATTTATCCCATGGCGCGATTTTTATGCTTGGCAGTTACGTCGCGCTGATGTTGGTCGAACAACTTGCTCTGCCGCTCTGGCTCGCGATGTTGTTGGCGATGTTAGCCTCTGGCCTGATTGGGCTGATCGTCGACTACGTTGTGCTGCGCCCACTGCGCAAGCGCAACGCACCGCATCTGGCCCCCATGATCGCGACCATCGGCGTCGCCATTATTTTGACAAATCTGGCACAAGGTTTGTTCGGCGCTGAAAACAAACGCTTCCCAACTGGCACTATTCCTGAAGATAGCTATACGTTCGGCAGCGTACATGTGACCGCGGTACAAATTGGCATCGTTCTGGTTTCATTTGTTCTGATGCTGATATTGTTAGGCGTCATGCGTCGTACCCAACTGGGACGGGCTTTACGCGCCATCGCGGAATCGCCAAAAGCAGCCTATCTGCTGGGCATCAATGTGGAAGGTTTGTTTTATCTGACTTCGTTTGCCGCTGCGGCGTTAGGTGGCGCGGCTGGCGTATTAGTCGGCCTGTCGTTTAATGCGATCACCCCATTCATGGGCCAGCCAATGCTACATAAAGGCATTGCCGTCATCATTTTAGGCGGCATGGGCGATATTCGCGGTGCAATGATCGCTGGTCTGTTTCTCGGTTTTGCAGAAGTACTGACAGTCGCCTATTTGTCGAGCGATTTCCGCGATGCGGTCGGATTCGGCTTACTGTTTTTGATCTTGCTCGTCAGGCCATCAGGCATGTTCGGCAAAGTGCTGGAAAGAAAGGCGTAA
- a CDS encoding branched-chain amino acid ABC transporter permease has protein sequence MGFMEWWDGFWATYNTVVFSIGVNAMLALSIYVTLSCGLLSLANAAFMGIGAYAAALISMNTGLPFPVALAVGGALPALVALIIGIPTLRLSGVYLAMATLGFGEVVRVVVLNMDITGGPMGLNGIPPTTEWWHIVLLLGVTLYILARIRRSKIGRAFEAIKEDEIAARLMGVNVAGYKLLAFVIGATIAGVAGALNAHYTFTIGPGNYAFENAVDILTMAVFGGTSNLIGPTIGATLLTLLPEVLRHFKDFRLAANGIILVLVILYLPKGIWDPRRIRNIFSKTDKKTQPTGKVS, from the coding sequence ATGGGATTCATGGAATGGTGGGACGGATTTTGGGCAACCTATAACACCGTCGTTTTCAGTATTGGCGTCAACGCCATGCTGGCCTTGTCAATTTATGTCACGCTATCGTGCGGGCTATTATCGCTGGCAAATGCCGCGTTCATGGGCATCGGCGCTTACGCCGCAGCGCTAATCAGTATGAACACCGGCCTGCCATTTCCGGTAGCACTGGCGGTTGGCGGCGCTTTACCAGCACTGGTAGCGCTAATCATTGGTATTCCGACGCTACGCCTGTCTGGCGTGTATCTGGCGATGGCCACGCTAGGTTTTGGAGAAGTGGTCCGGGTAGTTGTACTGAACATGGACATCACGGGTGGACCGATGGGATTGAACGGTATTCCGCCGACGACTGAATGGTGGCACATCGTATTGCTGCTCGGAGTCACCCTGTACATATTGGCGCGCATCAGGCGCTCCAAAATCGGCCGAGCGTTTGAAGCAATCAAAGAAGATGAAATTGCCGCCCGTTTGATGGGCGTGAACGTTGCTGGCTATAAATTGCTTGCGTTTGTCATCGGTGCGACCATCGCAGGCGTCGCGGGGGCTCTTAATGCGCATTACACCTTTACGATAGGGCCAGGAAACTACGCCTTTGAAAACGCCGTCGATATTCTCACCATGGCAGTTTTCGGTGGCACCAGCAATTTGATCGGCCCGACTATCGGCGCCACGTTATTGACCTTGTTGCCAGAAGTATTGCGTCATTTCAAAGACTTCCGGTTAGCAGCGAACGGCATCATTTTGGTACTGGTCATTTTGTACCTGCCAAAGGGAATTTGGGATCCACGCCGCATCCGTAATATATTCTCCAAAACAGATAAGAAAACCCAGCCGACAGGAAAGGTGAGCTGA
- a CDS encoding ABC transporter ATP-binding protein, with product MKPILSVRDLAVSYGHIEAVKGINLTLNEGEITALVGANGAGKSTALLAISGLLKPTRGKVLLEDRDLTQLSPHKIVQSGIVQVAEGRAILTTLTIAENLALGAYTRSDKAQVAKDLEWIYSLFPVLQQRKEGLAGNLSGGEQQMLAIGRALMAKPRVLLLDEPSMGLAPLMIQEIFRIVQEINRTGLTILLVEQNVRQALRIAQRGYVLETGKIVLADTGTNLLNNPKVLEAYLGG from the coding sequence ATGAAGCCAATCTTAAGTGTTCGGGACCTGGCGGTTTCGTACGGTCATATTGAAGCGGTAAAAGGGATTAACCTCACCCTTAATGAAGGTGAAATCACCGCCCTGGTCGGTGCCAATGGCGCGGGAAAAAGCACTGCCCTGCTAGCGATATCAGGCCTGCTAAAACCGACCAGAGGCAAAGTATTGCTGGAAGATCGCGACCTCACTCAGCTGTCTCCTCACAAAATCGTACAGAGCGGCATAGTACAGGTAGCAGAAGGCCGCGCCATCTTAACCACACTCACCATCGCAGAAAATTTAGCCCTAGGTGCCTACACCCGCAGCGACAAAGCCCAGGTAGCAAAAGATCTGGAATGGATCTATTCCCTGTTCCCGGTCCTGCAACAACGCAAAGAAGGCCTGGCAGGCAACCTCTCCGGCGGTGAACAACAAATGTTAGCCATCGGCCGCGCCTTAATGGCAAAGCCCCGCGTCCTCCTGCTAGACGAGCCATCAATGGGATTAGCGCCACTGATGATCCAGGAGATTTTCCGCATAGTCCAGGAAATCAACCGCACCGGCCTTACCATCCTGCTGGTAGAACAAAACGTCCGCCAAGCCCTACGCATCGCCCAACGCGGCTACGTACTTGAAACCGGAAAGATCGTACTAGCCGACACCGGTACCAATTTGCTAAACAACCCAAAAGTACTAGAAGCCTACTTAGGCGGCTAG
- a CDS encoding ABC transporter ATP-binding protein: MLQLNNISKNFGGLHVLQDVNLIVPQGGIFGLIGPNGAGKTTVFNLITGLLRASGGSISFNGEDIGKVAPHKITERGIARTFQNIRVFKEMTLLENVVVGMHDHMNYGLAGLLLNLPGYRKIEANARERALELLSWVRLDHKAHLLADSLSYGEQRKLEFARALATKPKLLLLDEPVAGMNPSEKTELMREILNIKERGFSIFMIEHDMRFVMGLCDRIAVLNFGRIIAEGTPDQIKNNQEVIEAYLGKEEAE, translated from the coding sequence ATGCTTCAACTCAACAATATCAGCAAAAACTTTGGTGGTCTGCACGTATTACAAGACGTCAATTTAATTGTCCCACAAGGCGGAATTTTTGGCTTGATTGGCCCGAACGGTGCCGGAAAAACCACCGTCTTCAATCTCATCACCGGCTTGCTTCGCGCATCAGGCGGCAGCATTTCTTTTAATGGTGAGGATATCGGCAAAGTGGCGCCGCATAAAATTACTGAACGCGGTATCGCCCGTACCTTCCAGAATATTCGCGTATTCAAGGAAATGACGCTGTTGGAAAACGTCGTGGTCGGCATGCACGATCATATGAATTATGGCTTAGCCGGCTTGCTGTTAAATCTTCCTGGCTATCGCAAAATTGAAGCAAACGCGCGCGAACGCGCACTGGAATTATTATCATGGGTGCGCCTTGATCATAAGGCTCACCTGCTGGCAGATAGCTTATCGTACGGCGAACAACGCAAGCTTGAATTTGCCCGCGCCCTCGCCACCAAGCCCAAATTGTTATTGCTGGATGAACCCGTCGCCGGGATGAATCCATCGGAAAAAACTGAGCTGATGCGAGAAATCCTTAACATCAAGGAGCGCGGTTTCAGCATCTTCATGATCGAACACGACATGCGCTTTGTGATGGGCTTATGTGACCGCATAGCCGTCCTCAATTTCGGCCGCATCATCGCGGAAGGCACGCCGGATCAGATCAAGAATAACCAGGAAGTGATTGAAGCTTATCTGGGCAAGGAAGAAGCAGAATGA
- the yjgA gene encoding ribosome biogenesis factor YjgA, which produces MPNPNRGSCGFQSTEFEQEYDRPSKSQLKREMTALQKLGEELIAESRDRVKRVPMPEDVREAILICQQIKDHEGRRRQTQYVGKKMRTLEEHEIADIQKTLDSWRGLSKSDTAAMHALERHRDRLLKDDGALTTLLAQHPDLDVQHTRTLIRNARKEQAENKPPKAYREIFQLLKQLQKPNADDGESEIGDEDDERDDF; this is translated from the coding sequence ATGCCAAATCCAAATCGCGGCTCCTGTGGCTTCCAGTCCACCGAGTTCGAACAAGAATACGACCGTCCATCCAAGTCCCAGCTGAAACGTGAAATGACTGCGCTTCAGAAATTGGGCGAAGAGCTAATCGCTGAATCGCGGGACCGCGTCAAGCGCGTTCCGATGCCGGAAGATGTGCGTGAAGCCATCCTCATTTGTCAGCAAATCAAGGATCATGAAGGCCGCCGCCGCCAGACTCAATATGTCGGCAAGAAGATGCGAACGCTGGAAGAACACGAGATTGCCGATATCCAGAAAACATTGGATAGCTGGAGAGGCTTGTCAAAATCAGACACCGCAGCCATGCATGCCCTGGAACGCCATCGCGATCGCTTGTTAAAAGACGACGGTGCCTTGACTACGCTGCTCGCGCAGCACCCCGATCTTGACGTGCAGCACACGCGCACCCTGATTCGGAATGCGCGCAAAGAGCAAGCAGAAAACAAACCGCCAAAGGCTTATCGCGAGATATTCCAATTGCTCAAACAGTTGCAAAAACCAAACGCAGATGACGGCGAATCGGAAATTGGCGACGAAGATGATGAGCGCGACGACTTCTGA
- a CDS encoding sensor histidine kinase, with protein MHKNNPINASDSTFSTERVAFDSSIVTVIPDCCNLGVVARTLMMANVALLATTLVRVDGLLSVLMQFVESAMLVELTCFLSLFFLCGTRRWGSRLPLWGQRLLCALEPAAITGLVIHLLSRYDWFLHGFDDFSIFGAMIVAGLFGISLQHYFELRGRAFSPVLVEARLQALQARIRPHFLFNSLNAVLALIRTEPRRAETALEDLADLIRVLMRDPRAMTTLENECQLCRQYLSIEKIRLGDRLNVQWERESIDDEAVHHIQIPTLLLQPLVENAVHYGVEPSATESIIRIQLKRTLERIEIAVINPYHAQIIPMLSDGNQMALNNIRERLALLYDVEGQLTTAVIDGQFEVRVRFPYVKA; from the coding sequence ATGCATAAAAATAATCCAATTAACGCAAGTGATTCAACTTTCAGCACCGAACGCGTTGCCTTCGATTCATCCATTGTTACGGTAATTCCCGATTGTTGTAATTTGGGCGTAGTGGCGCGTACTTTGATGATGGCCAATGTTGCGTTACTGGCGACAACCCTGGTGCGGGTCGATGGGCTGTTATCTGTGCTGATGCAATTTGTTGAGTCCGCCATGCTGGTTGAGTTGACTTGCTTTTTGTCGCTATTTTTTTTATGCGGCACGCGACGTTGGGGAAGTCGGCTTCCCTTGTGGGGGCAGCGTCTGCTATGCGCGCTGGAGCCAGCCGCTATCACAGGTTTGGTAATCCATTTGCTGTCGCGTTATGATTGGTTTTTGCATGGTTTTGACGACTTCTCGATCTTTGGTGCCATGATCGTGGCGGGATTATTTGGCATTTCCTTGCAGCACTATTTTGAGCTGCGTGGGCGTGCCTTTTCGCCGGTCCTGGTCGAAGCCCGATTGCAGGCGCTACAAGCGCGCATACGACCGCACTTTTTGTTTAATAGTTTAAATGCCGTGCTTGCGCTTATTCGCACCGAGCCCCGGCGCGCGGAAACGGCGCTGGAGGACCTGGCTGATCTAATTCGCGTATTGATGCGTGATCCACGCGCCATGACCACACTGGAAAACGAGTGCCAATTATGTCGTCAGTATTTATCGATCGAAAAGATCCGTTTGGGTGATCGTTTGAATGTGCAATGGGAGCGTGAAAGTATCGACGATGAAGCGGTGCACCACATACAAATTCCTACCTTGTTGTTGCAACCGTTGGTAGAAAATGCGGTGCATTACGGCGTGGAACCGAGCGCTACCGAATCAATAATCCGCATTCAATTGAAGCGAACTCTGGAACGCATCGAAATCGCAGTCATTAACCCCTATCACGCCCAGATCATACCAATGTTGTCGGATGGTAATCAGATGGCATTAAATAACATTCGCGAACGCCTGGCCTTGTTGTACGACGTGGAGGGACAATTGACCACGGCGGTGATTGATGGACAATTTGAGGTACGCGTACGGTTTCCTTACGTTAAAGCGTAG
- the pmbA gene encoding metalloprotease PmbA has translation MSESVFLHTQDQLQQLAQDVLRYAREKGASNAAVDISEGSGLSVGVRKGGIETIEQNKDKGMGVTVYLGEEGHTRRGNASTSDFSAQSLKDTVDAAYNIARFTAEDDCAGLPDADMLEMQPRDLKLCTPWSISAEEAVELAKRCEAAAFAVDKRITNSEGAGVYAQQSHFVSANSRGFMGGYPFSRHTLSVSPIAGKGGKMQRDSWYSSVRDPKKLAKPEAIGRYAAERALARLNARQLDTRKCPVLFEAPLASGLLGAFVQAVSGGALYRKSTFLLDTLGKSVFASHIQIVEDPHIIGAVSSAPFDDEGVKTQRREVVKDGVVQGYFLSTYSARKLGMTTTGNAGGSHNLALTSSLTVAGDNFKAMLKKLHTGLLVTELMGSGVNYVTGDYSRGASGYWVENGVIQYPVEEITIAGNMKDMLAQIVAIGADTLTRGSSLTGSILIESMTVAGN, from the coding sequence ATGAGCGAATCCGTATTTCTCCATACTCAGGATCAGTTACAACAGCTTGCACAGGACGTTTTGCGCTATGCCCGCGAGAAGGGTGCTTCTAACGCTGCCGTTGATATCAGCGAAGGTAGCGGCCTCTCGGTTGGTGTGCGCAAGGGCGGAATCGAGACGATCGAGCAAAATAAAGACAAAGGCATGGGTGTGACCGTGTATTTGGGCGAAGAAGGTCATACGCGACGTGGCAATGCGAGTACTTCAGACTTTTCGGCGCAGTCATTAAAAGATACCGTCGATGCGGCGTACAACATCGCACGCTTTACCGCAGAAGATGATTGCGCTGGCCTGCCCGACGCAGACATGCTGGAAATGCAGCCGCGTGACCTGAAATTATGCACACCATGGTCAATTTCGGCTGAAGAGGCGGTGGAATTGGCGAAGCGCTGCGAAGCTGCGGCGTTTGCTGTCGACAAGCGGATTACGAATAGCGAAGGGGCCGGTGTTTATGCCCAGCAATCGCATTTTGTGAGCGCTAACTCGCGCGGGTTTATGGGGGGATATCCGTTTTCACGGCATACGCTTTCGGTCTCGCCGATTGCAGGCAAGGGCGGGAAAATGCAACGCGACAGCTGGTACTCATCGGTGCGTGATCCTAAGAAATTAGCTAAGCCGGAAGCGATCGGTCGCTACGCTGCGGAGCGTGCCCTGGCACGTTTGAATGCTCGTCAACTCGATACCCGTAAATGTCCAGTGTTGTTTGAGGCGCCGCTGGCTTCGGGTTTGTTGGGCGCTTTTGTGCAGGCCGTATCGGGTGGTGCGTTGTATCGCAAGTCGACTTTTTTGCTGGATACGTTGGGTAAATCGGTTTTTGCTTCGCATATTCAGATCGTTGAAGATCCGCATATTATCGGTGCAGTCAGTTCGGCCCCGTTCGATGATGAGGGTGTGAAGACGCAGCGTCGTGAGGTGGTGAAGGATGGCGTTGTTCAGGGATATTTCTTGTCGACTTATTCTGCGCGTAAGCTGGGCATGACGACTACCGGGAATGCGGGCGGTTCGCATAATTTGGCGTTGACTTCTTCGTTGACTGTGGCGGGCGATAACTTTAAGGCGATGCTGAAGAAGCTGCATACCGGATTGTTGGTGACTGAGTTGATGGGGTCCGGGGTAAATTATGTTACTGGTGATTATTCTCGGGGGGCGTCGGGATATTGGGTGGAGAATGGGGTGATTCAGTATCCGGTTGAGGAGATTACGATTGCTGGGAATATGAAGGATATGTTGGCGCAGATTGTGGCTATTGGGGCTGATACGTTGACTCGGGGGAGTAGTTTGACTGGGTCGATTTTGATTGAGAGTATGACGGTGGCCGGGAATTAG